DNA sequence from the Thiosulfativibrio zosterae genome:
CAACAAGCCGCGCTTTGGGCGGTGCAACAATGGCAAGCCTTAGCAGCTCAAAAACCCCTAGCCCAAGTGCGTATTGGGATAGTCGCTCCCAATGTGCAAGAAGTGGTGTTTGATTTGAAATGGGCGTTAGATCAACAGTTGGTATTGGCAGGCTTGAGTGAGTTTGAGGCAGAGCAACCGGCCTACAATGTTTCTTTGGGTCAGCCGTTAACGCAAGTGCCTGTGGTTAAAAATGCTCTCATGACGCTGCAACTTTTATTTAATCCCATGCAATCTTGTCGTTATGCCGACTGGTCTGCTTGGTTGCTGTCGCCCTATACCTTAGGCAATCAACTTGAACGCCATGCGCTCGATGCGCAGTTGCGCAAAATGCAATGGGCGACCTTTAAATGGCCGAACCTGATTCAAAAATCTGAAAAGCATTTTGCCGCTTTAAGCCCCCTAAAACGCGCCTTGCAAACTTGGGAACCGCTGGCAAAAGCCATGGCTCAAAAATGCTCCTTGCCCGACTTTATTAAGCAGGTTAAAGACTGTTTGGGGCATTTTCACTGGGCCAAAACCAATGCGGCTGGCGCACTTAATTCGGTAGAATTTCAACAGGCGCAAGCCTTTATGCAAGCCTTAGATGCGCTGACCTTACTCAAAACCCCCTTTGCTCAGCAAACGGCTGCGGCTTGGCTGGGTTTACTCAATCAATATGTTGCGGAATTGGTGCATCAACCTCAAAGTACTCGAGTGCAACCCATTCAAATTCTGGGGATGCTCGAAGCGGGTGGCCAGCAGTTTGATGCGCTTTGGGTGATGGGGCTAACCGACCAAGCCTGGCCTAGAATGCCGCAACCCAATCCGTTTATTCCATTTGAATTGCAGCGCGAACACAAATTACCCCGTGCCGATGCGCAACGAGAACTGCAATATGCCCTGACCTTAACCCAAGGGTTTGCGCAAGCTGCGCCTGAAGTGGTTTGGAGTTATGCGCAACAGGTGGAAGGGGCATCGCGTTTGCCCAGTCCGTTATTGGTGGCAGAGTCAATTTACGCTGGCGCAGAATTTGGGCAGCTTGAAACCTTAGAAGTCCCGTCTGATTTTAAAGGGCTTGCAGAACTGGCGTATCAACAACCCCTTTCACAACGCTGGGTGGAGGATGCCCTAGCGCCGCCTGTGCCTTTGGGGCAAAAATCCCCAGGCGGTACGGCGATTTTGGCGGCGCAAAATGCCTGTCCTTTAATGGCGTTTATGGATTATCGCTTGGGTGCCAGTAAAGCCTTAGAAAGCGTTGAAGAGGGTTTGCCATCGACCCAATTGGGTAATCTGATTCACAAGGTTTTAGAGCAATTGTGGGCAGCATTAAAAACCCAAACGCAACTGTTAGCCTTATCCGAAGATCAACAAACAGCGCAACTGCAAGATTTGATTGCAGCCCAAATGACCTTACTCGCTGGCCAGTTTGATGCGCAATATTTGGCTTTAGAGGCACAACGCATCCTAAAATTGCTCCAGGCCTGGTTAAATTTAGAGAAACAACGCCTGCCTTTTAAGGTGTTGGATAACGAGTTAGAAACCGATATTGAGTTGGCGGGGATTCGCTTTAAAATTAAGGTCGACCGTATTGATGAAGTTAATGGCGATTGGATTATTTTAGATTACAAAACCGGCAAAGCCTCCATCAACGGACTGACTTCAGAACGGTTTGATGCACCGCAATTGGCGATTTATTTATTTGCGATGAATGCCCTGGCTCAAAAACTCAAGTTCACCGAACCGGCTGATGTGGCGGGCTTGGGTTATGGCATTTTGCACAGCGATGATGGCGTTAAAATGAATGTGTTGCTTGACCAAGACGAACGCTTGGTTGATAAGCGCACCACCGGATTTAGTTTGCAAACCTTTGACAAAATCAGTGGCAAAGAAGAGGGTGAGTTTAGCGGCTGGGTATGGTCTGATTTTTTACAGCATTTACAAGATGAAGTGGAAAAATTGGCGCTGAGTGTGCAACAAGGAGAGGCGGCCATGGTGTTTGAAAAAGATGACGATATCAAATTTGCGGCCAGTTATTTAGCCTTGCGCGTGCCAGAGGTCAAAGCCCAATTGGGCAGGGTATCCGAAACTGAGGAGGTGAGCGAATGACACCATTGAATTCTGCAAAACCTAACCCCATCTTGGCTTGCCAAGTGGATGCAAAAGTTCAAGATGGTCAAGCACGGTTTGAGGCCATTCATCTAGGGCGCTCTTTTATTGTGCAAGCGCCCGCCGGCTCGGGTAAAACTGCGTTGCTCACCCAGCGCTATTTGGCATTGTTGTCGCAAGTGGACAGCCCTGAGCAAATTGTGGCCATGACCTTTACCAAAAAAGCCGCCGCCGAAATGCGCGAGCGTATTTTTAAAAGTTTGGCGTTGGCGTTAAAACCCTTAAATCCAGAGGCCAGTGTGTTTGAGCAAAATACCTGGCATTTGTCCCAGGCTGCTTTGCAGCGCAATACCCAACAGGGCTGGGATTTATTGAAAAATCCCAATCGGTTACGCATCCGCACCATCGATTCCATGAACGGCTATTTGGTACAACAAATGCCTTTGTTATCGCGCTTAGGTACCCAGGTGGGCGTGGGGCAAAATAATGACGAAATTTATCGTCAAGCAGCGCGCGACACCTTTAAAGACACCACCATAACAGATGCGGTTGGGCAGCTTTTGCAGTTGGTGAATGGGCGTTATCACAAGGCAGAAAACTTGCTGGTGGATATGCTTAAAAAACGCGATCAATGGATGAAGCACTTAATTGGCGTGGACTTAACCGAAGGCAAACGCTTTTTAGAAAGTGCGCTCTCAGATATGGTGAACCGCGAAGCGCGTTTGGCAAGGGCGCAGTTATCTAATCATTTTGATTTATTAAATGAAGCCCTCACTCAAGCGGATTTTGCCTTTAATAACGACTATGCAGAAGCCGAAATTTTAATCGGTGTTCGAGTGCATTTGGATTTAGATGACCTTGCGGTATGGCGTGCTTTAGGCAATTGGATGCTCACCAATGATGGCACTTGGCGCAAACCTAAAGGCGTGACTAAAAACCAAGGTTTTCCCGCGGGCAAGGCAGATAAAGCGGCCAAAGACGCTTTTTGTGCGGTGTTAGACAGTTTGAATGTGTTGCAAGCCGACACCTCTGCCAAAGCCTTAGATAGTTTACGCAACCTACCTAATCCGAACTATGAAGAACAAGAATGGCAAAGTTTGGCATTTTTGATTGAGCTGCTCAATCGTGCGGTCTTGCATTTAAAACTCAATTTTCAGCAAAGTGGACAAGCCGATTTTATTGAGATAGCGCAGGCGGCTAATTATGCTTTGGGGGATGCTGAAAACCCCACCGATTTGGCGCAACAATTGGATTATCAAATCAAACATTTGTTAATTGATGAATTTCAAGACACCAGCGTTGAGCAGTTTGATTTGCTCAAAAAACTCACGGCCGGCTGGGCTGAAGAAGATGGGCATACCCTATTTATTGTGGGTGATCCAATGCAATCAATTTACCGTTTTCGCGAAGCCGAAGTGGGTAACTTTTTGCAGGCTTGGCAGGGGTCTTTAGGCGGCGCAGGACAAGTATCTTTAACGCCTTTAAATTTAACCGAAAACTTCCGTTCGCAACCAGGCGTGGTGCATTGGGTTAATAGTGCCTTTGCGCAGGTATTGCCTAAGCAAGATAACATTCAATTAGGTGCTGTCAAATTTACCGCCGCCACCGTAAAAGCCTTTAAAGACGATGAGCCGCAAGGCGAAGTTGTTGGACATTGGGGTTTAAATTGGACGGTGGACGATGAAAAGCAGGCGGTATTGGCAGAACTAAAATCTGTCTATGCAACCTTAAAGCCAGGCGAAACGATTGGTGTTTTAGGGCGTTCGCGTTCACATTTATTGCCTTTGGCGCTAGCATTAAAAAATGAAAAAATACCATTTCGCGCCGTGGAGTTAGAAGGTTTGGCGTCGCGCCAAGAAATTCAAGATGTTTTGGCCTTAACCCGCGCTTTATTGCACCTGAATGATCGACCCGCTTGGATTGCTTTACTGCGTTCTCCCTTGGTTGGCTTGTCTTTGGCGCAGCTATATGAGCTGCTGGGCTGTAATGATGATTATTTTCAAACGCCGGTTTGGCAAAGTTTGGTTTCTTCAGAGTTGCAAACCCCGGCATTAGGCGTGCTCAAGCAGGCCTTAGACACAGGCGCACATCTGTCTTTGGTGCAACGCGTTCGCAGTGTTTGGTTACAGCTGGATGGCCCGCAAACCTTGCCAGAAGGTGACTCAAGTGCCTTGCAAAATGTCGAAGCCTATTGGCAATTGTTAGAAAGTCTTGAACAGTCGCAGGCTATTTTAGATGTCGCTGCCTTGGATAAAGCGTTAGAAGTTTTGTATGCGGAGGCGGACGCGTCTATTGAC
Encoded proteins:
- a CDS encoding PD-(D/E)XK nuclease family protein: MQTIHITANSRLSQFLKQQLTHFEQGVGLTAQVQTLAQWWQTWHSNALLMGELPGEFLTAQKLSNFEAQLIWENLLAQASEAQDELRLLNPKSTAKQAHQAWLFLQEYLQEKDFENRFLGAETRLWLDLKTAYQAYLAKHHLIDDALWMQQQLAALSQGVGSLPAQFLLHGFDDLSPNMLRWKAIVESRGTQVLVNTVPQNYRKSRIFEALSPKQEAQQAALWAVQQWQALAAQKPLAQVRIGIVAPNVQEVVFDLKWALDQQLVLAGLSEFEAEQPAYNVSLGQPLTQVPVVKNALMTLQLLFNPMQSCRYADWSAWLLSPYTLGNQLERHALDAQLRKMQWATFKWPNLIQKSEKHFAALSPLKRALQTWEPLAKAMAQKCSLPDFIKQVKDCLGHFHWAKTNAAGALNSVEFQQAQAFMQALDALTLLKTPFAQQTAAAWLGLLNQYVAELVHQPQSTRVQPIQILGMLEAGGQQFDALWVMGLTDQAWPRMPQPNPFIPFELQREHKLPRADAQRELQYALTLTQGFAQAAPEVVWSYAQQVEGASRLPSPLLVAESIYAGAEFGQLETLEVPSDFKGLAELAYQQPLSQRWVEDALAPPVPLGQKSPGGTAILAAQNACPLMAFMDYRLGASKALESVEEGLPSTQLGNLIHKVLEQLWAALKTQTQLLALSEDQQTAQLQDLIAAQMTLLAGQFDAQYLALEAQRILKLLQAWLNLEKQRLPFKVLDNELETDIELAGIRFKIKVDRIDEVNGDWIILDYKTGKASINGLTSERFDAPQLAIYLFAMNALAQKLKFTEPADVAGLGYGILHSDDGVKMNVLLDQDERLVDKRTTGFSLQTFDKISGKEEGEFSGWVWSDFLQHLQDEVEKLALSVQQGEAAMVFEKDDDIKFAASYLALRVPEVKAQLGRVSETEEVSE
- a CDS encoding UvrD-helicase domain-containing protein — its product is MTPLNSAKPNPILACQVDAKVQDGQARFEAIHLGRSFIVQAPAGSGKTALLTQRYLALLSQVDSPEQIVAMTFTKKAAAEMRERIFKSLALALKPLNPEASVFEQNTWHLSQAALQRNTQQGWDLLKNPNRLRIRTIDSMNGYLVQQMPLLSRLGTQVGVGQNNDEIYRQAARDTFKDTTITDAVGQLLQLVNGRYHKAENLLVDMLKKRDQWMKHLIGVDLTEGKRFLESALSDMVNREARLARAQLSNHFDLLNEALTQADFAFNNDYAEAEILIGVRVHLDLDDLAVWRALGNWMLTNDGTWRKPKGVTKNQGFPAGKADKAAKDAFCAVLDSLNVLQADTSAKALDSLRNLPNPNYEEQEWQSLAFLIELLNRAVLHLKLNFQQSGQADFIEIAQAANYALGDAENPTDLAQQLDYQIKHLLIDEFQDTSVEQFDLLKKLTAGWAEEDGHTLFIVGDPMQSIYRFREAEVGNFLQAWQGSLGGAGQVSLTPLNLTENFRSQPGVVHWVNSAFAQVLPKQDNIQLGAVKFTAATVKAFKDDEPQGEVVGHWGLNWTVDDEKQAVLAELKSVYATLKPGETIGVLGRSRSHLLPLALALKNEKIPFRAVELEGLASRQEIQDVLALTRALLHLNDRPAWIALLRSPLVGLSLAQLYELLGCNDDYFQTPVWQSLVSSELQTPALGVLKQALDTGAHLSLVQRVRSVWLQLDGPQTLPEGDSSALQNVEAYWQLLESLEQSQAILDVAALDKALEVLYAEADASIDSAKCELMTMHKSKGLEFDFVFLPGLGKPPKSDDTSLISWLRFANEAGEDRLILAPIHQRGKSASSLTELIKGFESQKQTYEMGRLLYVAVTRAKQACHLFGSAKYKDVANAKGDVQLNPASNSLLSVLWPVVKTEFDALVDTYVAPEVAATASGFIPKVLRLEDNRAKFTDLLPNLQPLAHPAKTPEASSENSVVAPSQSPDNLLKPLIGTLVHQVLDLLAQKPNLMPELSSTAIEQWLAKRHGVYGHWLAQEGLSQAQIQTALHAVEGSLTNALSHEKCRWALSDQHPEAASELALSSRLMPDEAQQNHIVDRTWVDESGKRWILDYKTAALPEGQTREAFIAGQLEHYEPQLARYGALFNQLENRPQQWVLYFTALNEWVEF